The following coding sequences lie in one Lolium perenne isolate Kyuss_39 chromosome 2, Kyuss_2.0, whole genome shotgun sequence genomic window:
- the LOC127335053 gene encoding uncharacterized protein — MAKFWLLLLLLAFLLPLSSATPCHPDDLHALQGFAGSLSGGGVLLRAAWFGASCCSWGGVGCDGASGRVITLWLPGHGLEGAIPGACLAGLAHLQALNLANNRLMGTIPSWFGELDHLRYLDLSGNSLVGGVPKSLHIRFKGLSTARRSLGMAFTNMPLHVERSRRALLQQPNTITGTNNSVRSGSNNVVSGNDNTVISGNSNTVSGANNTVVTGSNNVITGSNHVVSGNNHVVTDNNNNVSGNSNTVSGSFQTVTGSHNTVSGSRNTVSGSNDTVSGSNHVVPGSNQVVTGG, encoded by the coding sequence ATGGCGAAATTCTGGCTGCTGCTGCTCCTCTTGGCGTTCCTCTTGCCCCTGTCAAGCGCGACGCCATGCCACCCCGATGACCTACACGCACTGCAGGGCTTCGCTGGGAGTCTCAGCGGTGGGGGTGTCCTCCTCCGTGCCGCGTGGTTCGGCGCTTCATGCTGTAGTTGGGGAGGTGTGGGCTGCGACGGCGCAAGCGGCCGCGTCATAACGTTGTGGCTCCCCGGGCACGGCCTCGAGGGGGCCATCCCAGGAGCATGTTTGGCGGGCCTCGCGCACCTACAGGCGCTCAATCTTGCCAACAACAGACTGATGGGCACCATCCCATCGTGGTTCGGTGAGCTTGACCACCTTCGCTACTTGGATCTCTCTGGTAATTCATTAGTTGGCGGGGTGCCCAAGAGTTTGCACATACGGTTCAAGGGTCTCAGCACCGCTCGTCGTTCACTTGGCATGGCTTTCACTAACATGCCATTGCATGTGGAACGTAGCAGAAGAGCACTCCTCCAACAACCAAATACAATAACTGGAACTAACAACAGTGTCAGATCTGGGAGCAACAATGTTGTTTCTGGGAACGACAACACTGTCATATCTGGGAACAGTAACACCGTCTCTGGGGCCAACAACACTGTCGTAACCGGGAGTAACAATGTCATAACTGGCAGCAACCATGTCGTATCGGGAAACAACCATGTCGTAACCGACAACAACAATAATGTATCCGGGAACAGCAATACTGTATCCGGGAGCTTCCAAACTGTCACCGGTAGCCACAATACTGTATCTGGGAGCCGCAATACCGTATCTGGCAGCAATGATACCGTATCTGGAAGCAACCATGTCGTACCTGGAAGCAACCAAGTCGTGACAGGAGGTTAA